From a single Camarhynchus parvulus chromosome 6, STF_HiC, whole genome shotgun sequence genomic region:
- the STOX1 gene encoding LOW QUALITY PROTEIN: storkhead-box protein 1 (The sequence of the model RefSeq protein was modified relative to this genomic sequence to represent the inferred CDS: inserted 1 base in 1 codon) translates to MVSEGCSLWKVPNSNYQPKAGDVTPAVMNPLSQPGSVPLAQGICWTISDMNADHVVVTQETLMEQLVKNYPGIAVPSHNVLYNILGTLIKERKIYHTGEGYFIVTPNTYFITNDATEDNRRILLEHSCCCSSPSITDLVNIKSCTGLVKESTPTLPCYRSCHGQNKLCEQRQGLVMSHGSNGEGQRGCTELKPSVPTQGISTCAENHSWDAIKSLTSVKAKLKSKMFGLGLFWRSGSKKEKHKKEYSTFSGQFPPQEWPVRDEDDLNNIPRDIEHEIIKRINPTLTVDNLIKHTILMQKFEEQKKCSSKEKRYISNGTSAEVPTLRQKHLSKDCIQRAPSKPAKHTRKTKSKREKQMSRSSRKSHRQKLTSQNVKLAESFSLPIKTQEAPAAAVESQGIYKKQIKNPFQGLPWRPRSFPARGHQGAGKCQTHKGGRAFQRPQSLASSGPFGCEIERLGAESEAGRAKQNNPLHANRSDLQLKKGSFSENGGYPQGSNVQIENRSRYFLGSNISEENVSRRTVKKKSPCSYIEDNGVCKEDARFPSHLKDEHCRCKADTVCELLDQTASDFQNVHLSNCTASANXSPKNGVKYRRKTDKRSELLFNHDCASHPGSRELEREGFTGNSHLLYQKGHDGDTCPLSHLDENSEQLAPGHAWSGTGDWSTAVSLKASKVSTCPAQHHTTANKCDMRYKGSASLAESTDGSKEHPKPDSTEESWLCSQALLKGHRKEEGTGLSECGKGSAGAGSCQAGSDSGTLQNFTREGGEGAARCAVGSWIRVRNPPGQREQLVKSACPVSPQQKHPEGTENHSITGDSGIDSPRWTEKKMKLPAKF, encoded by the exons gtGATGTGACCCCTGCTGTCATGAATCCTCTctcacagccaggctctgttcCTTTGGCACAAGGAATATGCTGGACCATATCAGACATGAATGCAGATCATGTGGTGGTCACTCAGGAAACTCTAATGGAGCAGTTAGTGAAAAATTACCCAG GCATTGCAGTGCCCTCCCACAATGTATTATATAATATCCTTGGCACTCtaattaaggaaagaaaaatctatcaCACAGGAGAAGGATATTTCATTGTGACTCCCAACACTTACTTCATCACAAATGATGCCACAGAAGACAACAGAAGGATCCTGTTGGAGCACAGTTGTTGCTGTTCATCACCTTCCATCACTGACCTGGTAAACATTAAGTCCTGCACAGGCCTAGTGAAAGAAAGCACTCCTACATTACCCTGTTACAGATCCTGCCATGGCCAAAATAAGCTCTGTGAACAAAGGCAAGGGCTGGTGATGAGCCATGGATCTAatggagagggacagagaggctGCACTGAATTGAAGCCTTCAGTTCCAACTCAAGGCATCTCCACATGTGCTGAGAACCATTCCTGGGACGCCATCAAATCCCTGACATCTgtgaaagcaaaactgaaaagcaaaatgtttggCCTTGGCCTTTTCTGGAGAAGTGGttctaagaaagaaaaacacaagaaGGAGTACTCCACTTTTTCAGGCCAGTTTCCTCCCCAGGAGTGGCCAGTCAGGGATGAAGATGACTTGAACAACATCCCACGTGATATTGAACATGAAATCATCAAGCGTATTAACCCCACTCTTACAGTTGATAATTTGATTAAACACACAATATTAATGCAGAAGtttgaggagcagaaaaaatgcagcagtaaAGAGAAAAGATACATCAGTAATGGTACCTCGGCTGAAGTGCCCACACTCAGGCAAAAGCATCTCTCAAAGGATTGTATTCAAAGGGCACCGAGTAAACCAGCAAAACACACCAGGAAAACCAAatcaaagagggaaaagcagatgagcaggagcagcaggaaatctCACAGACAGAAGCTAACATCCCAAAATGTGAAACTGGCAGAGAGCTTTTCCCTGCCCATCAAAACCCAAGAggcacctgctgcagcagtggaatCCCAGGGGATATACAAGAAGCAGATTAAGAATCCTTTCCAGGGTCTGCCATGGAGACCTCGCAGCTTTCCTGCCAGGGGGCACCAGGGTGCTGGAAAGTGCCAGACTCACAAGGGAGGAAGGGCTTTCCAAAGGCCACAGTCCTTGGCCTCCTCAGGACCCTTTGGCTGTGAAATTGAAAGGCTGGGCGCAGAAAGTGAGGCTGGCAGAGCTAAGCAAAACAACCCACTCCATGCTAATAGGTCTGACCTTCAACTAAAGAAAGGCAGTTTCAGTGAAAATGGTGGTTATCCACAGGGCAGTAATGTGCAAATAGAGAACAGAAGTAGATACTTCCTGGGGAGtaacatttctgaagaaaatgtctctagaagaacagtaaaaaaaaaatccccttgctCCTACATTGAAGATAATGGTGTGTGCAAAGAGGATGCACGATTTCCATCGCACCTGAAAGATGAGCATTGCAGATGCAAAGCAGACACTGTGTGTGAGCTCTTAGATCAAACAGCCAGTGACTTTCAAAATGTCCATCTTTCAAATTGCACAGCCAGTGCTA CTAGCCCCAAAAATGGTGTGAAATACAGACGAAAGACTGATAAAAGGAGTGAACTTCTATTTAACCATGACTGTGCCAGCCATCCTGGATcaagggagctggaaagggaagggTTCACTGGTAACTCCCATCTTCTGTACCAAAAGGGACACGATGGTGACACCTGTCCCTTGTCACATCTGGATGAGAATTCTGAACAGCTGGCCCCTGGCCATGCCTGGTCAGGCACAGGAGACTGGAGCACAGCTGTGTCCCTAAAGGCCTCTAAGGTTAGtacctgccctgcccagcaccacaCAACTGCAAATAAATGTGATATGAGATACAAGGGAAGTGCCAGCCTTGCAGAATCAACAGATGGCTCCAAGGAGCACCCTAAACCagacagcacagaggaaagctGGCTGTGCAGCCAGGCTCTTCTGAAAGGCcacaggaaggaggaaggaactGGTCTCAGTGAGTGTGGGAAGGGCTCAGCTGGGGCAGGttcctgccaggctggctctgacTCTGGCACTCTGCAGAACTTCACCCGTGaggggggagagggagcagcacgCTGTGCTGTGGGCTCATGGATCAGAGTGAGAAACCCCCCAGGACAAAGAGAGCAGCTTGTAAAGAGTGCATGTCCTGTGAGCCCACAACAGAAACACCCAGAGGGGACAGAAAACCACAGCATCACAGGAGACAGTGGCATTGACTCCCCAAG GTGGACTGAGAAGAAGATGAAGCTTCCTGCCAAATTCTAA
- the LOC115905364 gene encoding nucleolar RNA helicase 2-like, which translates to MPEATRCSSSSGAESGSDCSMDTEGVPESGRRRHKKEKKEKKSKRRDKFQRGKTQTDDSEESDEERYAPKPKKSKSVSKQNGHTKEESLEKSRLSSFSSKSSRRSRQSSSSETSSESESESEQDQELTGEQKEGAFSNFSISKETVQLLQARGVTYLFPVQVKTFNPVYSGKDVIAQARTGTGKTFSFAIPLIEKLQGDSQERRRGRPPKVLVLCPTRELANQVAKDFKDITRKLTVGCFYGGTPYNGQIDLMRSGIDILVGTPGRIKDHLQNGKLDLTKVKHVVLDEVDQMLDMGFAEQVEDILRVAYKKDSEDNPQTLLFSATCPHWVYDVAKKYMKSRYEQIDLIGKRTQKAATTVEHLAIECHWSQRAAVIGDVIQVYSGSHGRTIVFCETKKEANELALNASIKQDCQSLHGDIPQKQREITLKGFRNGSFKVLVATNVAARGLDIPEVDLVVQSSPPKDVESYIHRSGRTGRAGRTGICICFYQRKEEYQLRHVEQKAGITFKRVGVPTATDIIKASSKDAMRCLDSVPQTAIEYFKESAQLLIKEKGPVNALAAALAHISGATSIEQRSLLNSDVGFVTMILRCSEEISNMSYAWRRLREVLGDDIDRKVNRMCFLKGKMGVCFDVPVAEQKDIEARWEDSKHWRLCVATELPELVESARGGGGGGSGGGNGRSFSSSRNGRRGGSGRNRFRSRGQKRSFSRAFEH; encoded by the exons ATGCCCGAGGCCACCcggtgcagcagcagcagcggggccGAGTCGGGCTCCGACTGCTCCATGGACACCGAGGGGGTCCCGGAGAGCGGCCGCCGGCGGCACAAG aaggagaaaaaggagaagaaatctAAACGCCGGGACAagtttcagaggggaaagacTCAGACAGATGACAGCGAGGAATCGGATGAGGAGCGTTATGCCCCGAAACCCAAGAAATCAAAGAGTGTCAGTAAACAGAACGGTCACACGAAAGAGGAGAGCCTGGAGAAATCGCGATTGTCCTCCTTTAGCAGCAAATCCTCCCGCAGAAGCCGGCAGAGTAGTTCCAGTGAAACGTCAAGTGAGAGCGAAAGTGAGAGCGAGCAGGACCAG GAGTTGACTGGAGAACAGAAGGAGGGTGCTTTCTCCAATTTTTCTATTTCCAAAGAAACTGTCCAGCTTCTTCAAG CTCGAGGAGTGACGTACCTGTTCCCTGTGCAAGTGAAGACCTTCAACCCCGTGTATTCTGGCAAGGATGTCATTGCTCAGGCACGAACTGGAACAGGGAAAACATTCTCTTTTGCCATTCCCTTAATTGAAAAGCTTCAGGGAGACTCACAGGAAAGAAGAAGAGGCCGTCCACCAAAG gttCTAGTTCTTTGTCCAACAAGAGAGCTGGCAAATCAGGTTGCCAAAGATTTCAAGGATATCACAAGGAAGCTGACAGTTGGTTGTTTTTATGGAGGAACTCCCTATAATGGACAAA TTGACCTCATGAGAAGTGGCATTGACATTTTGGTGGGGACCCCTGGTCGGATCAAGGACCACCTGCAGAATGGCAAGCTGGACCTTACCAAGGTCAAACACGTTGTGCTGGATGAAGTTGACCAGATGCTGGACATGGGATTTGCTGAGCAAGTGGAAGACATTTTACGAGTTGCATACAAAAAGG ATTCTGAAGACAATCCCCAGACTCTGCTGTTCTCTGCCACTTGCCCACACTGGGTATATGATGTGGCTAAGAAATACATGAAGTCCAGATATGAACAGATTGACCTTATTGGGAAAAGAACCCAGAAGGCTGCTACAACAGTAGAA catttgGCAATAGAGTGTCACTGGTCTCAGAGAGCTGCAGTTATTGGAGATGTCATTCAGGTCTACAGTGGCAGCCATGGGAGGACCATTGTCTTCTGTGAGACCAAAAAGGAAGCAAATGAACTGGCTCTGAATGCTTCAATCAAACAG GATTGCCAGTCGTTGCATGGTGACATTCCTCAGAAGCAGAGAGAGATCACACTGAAGGGTTTTAGAAATGGTTCATTTAAAGTTCTGGTTGCAACCAATGTAGCTGCCCGTGGTTTAGATATCCCAGAAGTTGACCTGGTTGTACAAAGCTCACCACCAAAG GATGTGGAGTCCTACATCCATCGCTCCGGGCGCACGGGCCGAGCTGGGCGCACTGGGATCTGTATCTGCTTTTATCAGCGCAAGGAGGAGTACCAGCTGAGACACGTGGAGCAAAAAGCG GGCATTACATTCAAGCGTGTTGGTGTTCCTACTGCAACAGACATAATAAAGGCTTCCAGCAAAGATGCCATGAG GTGCCTGGATTCTGTTCCTCAGACTGCTATTGAGTATTTCAAAGAATCTGCTCAGTTGCTAATAAAAGAGAAGGGACCAGTTaatgctctggctgcagctctggcccaTATTTCGGGTGCTACTTCCATTGAGCAGCGCTCACTGCTGAACTCGGATGTG GGATTTGTTACAATGATACTACGCTGCTCTGAAGAAATAAGCAACATGAGCTATGCCTGGCGAAGGCTGCGAGAAGTGCTGGGTGATGATATTGATCGGAAGGTGAACAGGATGTGTTTCCTCAAGGGAAAAATG GGTGTGTGCTTTGATGTTCCTGTGGCAGAGCAAAAGGACATAGAG